The Acidobacteriota bacterium genome contains a region encoding:
- a CDS encoding AgmX/PglI C-terminal domain-containing protein: protein MNSNDHHELRARAEEVRSRVQTLTDDLRVVDENVDALAPQRMHHELLEKACSSLEKLGDCGVAALFWGEDFDRDGVSNRLREARGRIAAFRERVDALDDQRREILDGIAGEEQDLEMLGADLYYLRKEEERRKNEWVIEREVNPLPARKSRMPWARGGEDDRRFRRSLGGALMTSMLLGALLPWIPLPIPERFVPEDIPRRLAQLVREEKARLAPPPPAPIDKPEQRDEAEKPKPEEPPEPSEQPNEPDAIAQALPEPSTKTDELAPAKPSVAAPGPRTQVRTAGILAFKDKFAGLAKDKVAPKLGADARYGIASDSSAAEAPSRSMLTTNAPGSSGGINISSLSRNVGGGGGGGPGGGGGMHGVQIGRQSSSIDSIGGGGGDRPRAGGGHGSTRTDEEIQIVFDRYKAAFYRLYNRELRNDPTLRGQMVLRLTIEPDGSVSMCDLESTTINASDLATQVVNRVRMINFGAKEGVDAMTIVYPIDFLPKA, encoded by the coding sequence ATGAACTCTAACGACCATCACGAGTTACGCGCACGCGCCGAAGAAGTTCGCAGCCGGGTGCAGACGCTGACCGACGACCTGCGCGTCGTCGACGAGAACGTCGATGCACTCGCGCCGCAACGGATGCACCACGAGCTGCTGGAAAAGGCGTGCTCGTCCCTTGAGAAACTAGGCGATTGTGGGGTGGCCGCCCTGTTCTGGGGCGAAGACTTCGACCGCGACGGCGTATCCAACCGATTGCGCGAGGCCCGCGGCCGCATCGCTGCGTTCCGCGAACGGGTCGACGCGCTGGACGACCAGCGCCGCGAGATCCTCGACGGAATCGCCGGCGAAGAGCAGGACCTCGAGATGCTCGGCGCGGATCTCTACTACCTCCGGAAAGAGGAAGAGCGGCGTAAGAACGAATGGGTCATCGAACGTGAAGTAAATCCACTGCCGGCCCGCAAGTCGCGGATGCCGTGGGCCCGGGGCGGCGAAGACGACCGGCGCTTCCGCCGCTCGCTCGGCGGTGCGCTGATGACCAGCATGCTGCTCGGGGCGCTGCTCCCGTGGATCCCGCTGCCGATCCCGGAGAGATTCGTGCCCGAGGACATCCCTCGGCGGCTCGCGCAACTCGTCCGCGAGGAGAAGGCGCGCCTCGCGCCGCCGCCGCCGGCGCCGATCGATAAGCCGGAGCAACGCGACGAGGCCGAGAAACCGAAACCGGAAGAGCCACCCGAGCCGAGCGAGCAACCCAACGAACCCGACGCGATCGCGCAGGCGCTGCCGGAACCGTCGACGAAGACCGACGAGCTGGCGCCAGCCAAGCCGTCCGTCGCTGCGCCGGGCCCCCGGACGCAGGTGCGAACGGCAGGCATCCTCGCCTTCAAAGACAAGTTTGCGGGCCTCGCGAAGGACAAGGTCGCACCGAAACTCGGCGCCGATGCACGCTACGGCATCGCCAGCGATTCGAGCGCCGCGGAGGCGCCGTCGCGTTCGATGTTGACGACGAACGCGCCCGGGTCGAGTGGCGGGATCAACATTTCGTCCCTCAGTCGGAATGTCGGCGGTGGGGGTGGTGGTGGCCCGGGAGGCGGCGGCGGCATGCACGGTGTGCAGATCGGGCGACAGAGCAGTTCGATCGATTCGATCGGCGGAGGGGGCGGCGACCGTCCGCGTGCGGGTGGCGGCCATGGCTCGACCCGCACCGACGAGGAGATCCAGATAGTCTTCGACCGCTACAAGGCAGCATTCTATCGTCTTTACAATCGCGAGCTGCGGAACGACCCGACGCTGCGAGGACAGATGGTTCTGCGATTGACGATCGAGCCCGACGGCAGCGTTTCGATGTGCGATCTCGAGTCCACCACGATCAACGCATCGGACCTGGCCACGCAGGTCGTGAACCGCGTCCGAATGATCAACTTCGGCGCGAAGGAAGGCGTCGATGCAATGACAATCGTCTACCCGATCGATTTCTTGCCGAAAGCATGA